The DNA window TTCCTGCCTTTACCCACCTACCCACTTCTCCCCAGCTGTGCCCTTgagccttcccctccctccctccttcctccactttctccAGCTAATGAGCGGAACTTCTACCCTGAGTGACGTCCCTTGGACCCCAGGGGATGAGGCCAAGGCACACTGTTGCCTGGCACTTTGAACTGGGTAGGCTGTCCCCTGTTCCCCCAGCCTCTCACTTCACCCTCACCTGGGCCCTCCCAGGACAGTGCTGGGACCGGCTCTGGCCTGTCTTCGTGCAGGTGCTGCCGTGAAGGGGCCTGTCCAGGTGCCTCTGTCCCACATGGCTTTGCAGAAGAGCTGAGCAAGTGTGTACAGGTGCGGGTCCGGCCCAATAATGTGTCAGTGACTTCACCTGAGGTACAGGTAAGTGACATGGAGGGTGCTTGGGTATGTGTGTATGCTGCATTGGGGGGGTGCACCCTGCTCTGagccctctgcctcccccagctGACCGTAGCCATGCGCAACGTACCAGACCTCAGTGCGGGTGTGAGCTGTGCCTTTGAGGAGGTGACAGAAAGCGAGGCTGTACTGCTGCCCTCCGGCGAGCTACGCTGCCCCTCACCCTCCCTCCAGGAGCTCCAGGCTCTTACCAGGGGCCATGGTCAGTGGGTTGGGGCCGTCAGGGGTAGGGCAGGGCAGGATGGGGGTGGATTCTTGCCCTGGGCTAGTTATTTACCACCCTGGGCTTTCCACAGGGGCTACCCGCATTGTACGTCTGCGGCTGCTCTCCAAGGAGACTGGTGTGAGGTTTGCTGGGGCAGACTTTGTCCTCTACAACTGCAGTGCCCTGCAGTCGTGAGTATCTGGTCTGGTACCCGTTTCTACCCTTGGGGATAGAAAGGTGGCTATCTCTCCGGTTTCGGGGGTGGGGGCGGGCATCAGGTCGTCCCGAGTCCATTCCCATTTCTCTCCATTCCTGATGTACAGTACAGGCTTTGGGCATATCCTGGCTAGCTTCTTGCTTTGTTTCCCAGTGTGTCTTGTGGGAAGGTGGTGCAGAGTGGCGTGGCCTTCCCTGTTATTTCTGAAGCCACTTCCCCCAACTGCAGGTGCATGTCCTGCGTTGGCAGCCCTTATCCCTGCCACTGGTGTAAGTACCGCCATGTGTGTACCAGCCACCCACACGAGTGCTCCTTCCAGGAGGGCAGGGTCCACAGCCCCGAGGTGAGACAAtgctgcatgctaggcaaggggcCTGGGCTCCTTGagggctgcctctttgcttttccttttgatCTCCTCAGCTTCTCTGGGCCTAGAGCAGGGTGGTGGCCCCCATTTGCCTCTGACATGTGCTGTCTCCCCAGGGCTGCCCTGAGATCCTGCCTCGAGGAGACCTCCTGATCCCCGTGGGTGTCATGCAGCCACTCACCCTGAGGGCTAAGAACTTGCCACAGCCTCAGTCAGGCCAGAAGAACTATGAATGTGTAGTCCGGGTGCAGGGGCGACAGCAGCGAGTGCCTGCTGTGCGTTTCAACAGCAGCAGTGTGCAGTGCCAGAACGCCTCGGTGAGCCCCTGCCTGCGCCTCCCCTTGCAAGTACAGGCCAGGGACAGCTGGGGTGGTTTTTGTCTAGACCCAGTTTGCTGGTCTggaagtctcaggtggccttggcaGGGACTCTGAATCTCACCAGGGATTCCTGAGTTGGGGGAGGGGTCTGCTCACACGGTTCCATTTTCCCTAGTACTCCTATGAAGGTGATGAGTTTGGTGACACCGAACTGGACTTCTCTGTGGTCTGGGATGGAGATTTCCCAATTGATAAGCCTTCCAGCTTCCGAGGTGATGGGGGTGACATGGGACCAAGGAGTATGCCTCCTGGGCAGGGTTGACACTGCTGGGGGCAagtctggaggcccttgtgttaTCTACTTCTCGGCCACTGCCTGCTCCATCAGCAGTTCCCTTGTACCTGCAGCCCTCCTATATAAGTGTTGGGCCCAGCGGCCCAGCTGTGGCCTCTGCCTCAAGGCTGATCCCCGCTTCAACTGTGGTTGGTGCATCTCAGAGCACAGGTGCCAGCTGCGGGCCCATTGCCCAGCCCCCAAGAGCAACTGGATGCACCCAAGCCAGAAGGGTGCCCGATGCAGCCATCCCCGCATCACCCAGGTCAGTCAGCCTCACCTACCAACTCTGCCTTGCCTGATGGGTCCCCATGAGTCCGAGCTGATGCACTCACCTCTTATCTTGCTCTGCAGCTCCACCCACTCATGGGGCCCAAGGAGGGAGGCACCCGGGTCACCATTGTGGGTGAGAATCTGGGACTCACACCGCGCGAGGTGGGCCTGCGAGTAGCTGGTGTGCGTTGCAACTCCATCCCCACGGAGTATGTCAGTGCTGAGAGGTGAGTGTGTCCACAGGGGCACACCCTGTCCTTGTCCACCACAGCTGACCTTGACCACCTCTGATCCCTAGGATCGTATGTGAGATGGAGGAGTCGCTGGTACCCAGCCCACCACCAGGGCCCGCTGAGCTCTGTGTAGGTGACTGTTCTGCTGACTTCCGCACACAGTCCCAGCAGCTGTACAGCTTTGTGGTGCGTGGCCCACCAGCCCCTTTCCTTTCacatcccttctcccttcctcatcCAGGGGAATGTGGAGTGGCCCTTGCTCCTCCTAGGGGCtggctcctccctcccctcaggGCTGCTTCCTTCCCAGACCCCAACATTTGACCGTGTGAGTCCCACTCGGGGCCCAGCTTCTGGAGGCACTCGGCTCACCATCTCTGGAACCTCTCTGGATGCCGGCAGCAGAGTGACAGTGACCGTGAGAGATGGGGAGTGTCAGTTTGTGAGGTGAGCTGGGacccaggttaccctgggctgaCCATTGCTTGGAGGACCATGAAGGCAGGGTGGTTGAGAGTACCAGGCCACCTGCTTTAAGTTCCCTTCTTACTCATATAGGAGAGATGCAGAAGCCATCGTGTGTATCTCACCTGTCTCCACCCTGGGCCCCAGCCAGGCCTCCATCACCCTTGCCATCGACCATGCCAACATCTCTAGTCCTGGAGTCATCTATACCTACACTCAGGACCCCACTGTCACTCACCTCGAGCCTACCTGGAGCATTATCAAGTGAGACCCTGGGTTAAGGACTGAGTCTGATCCCTGGGCTTTTCACTGGGGGCCTTGGGCATCAAATGGTTCTTCCTTGAAGCTCAAGTCTTCATCAGTAGGGGGGACAGAGTTGACCTGACCTCACATAGTGTGATACCTGCTGGAGGATCAGGGGGTCCCTGGGCGTTCATGACAAAAGGGTTgggctggagctgggcgtggtggtgcacgcctttaatcccagcacttgggaggcagaggtaggaggatcgccgagagttcgaggccactctgagaatacatagtgaattccaggtcagcctgggctagagcgagaccctacctcaaacaaacaaatgaaaaaagggTTGGGTTGGGAAAGCAGCCTGAGACCCTTACCCTCTCTGCAGCGGAAGCACTGCCATTACTGTGAGTGGTACTCACTTGCTGACAGTCCAGGAGCCCCGAGTACGAGCCAAATATCGTGGTATTGAGACCACCAATGTAAGTAGCAGCTTCCCTCTCCTCGCCCCACCCTTGTTACCCATGGTTTCACACACTGGGATGCCCATTGTTGTCTCCACAGACATGCCAGGTGATCAATGACACTTCAATGCTGTGTAAGGCCCCTGGCATCTTCCTTGGGCGGCCTCAGCCTCGGGCCCAAGGAGAGCACCCTGATGAGTTTGGTTTCCTGCTGGACCATGTGCAGACAGCCCGCTCTCTCAATCGTTCCTCTTTTACCtactaccctgaccccagctttGAGCCCCTTGGGCCCTCTGGTGTGCTGGATGTCAAACCAGGCTCACATGTTGTGCTGAAGGTACTGGGCGTAGAGGAGGTAGCAGACAGGACAGGAAGGGCGGAGAGCTGGGGAACCCTGACTGACTATCATCCACTTCCAGGGAAAAAACCTGATCCCGGCTGCAGCTGGTAGCTCACGTCTCAACTACACGGTGCTGATTGGAGGCCAGCCATGTGCACTCACGGTCTCAGACACACAACTCCTGTGTGACTCCCCCAGCCAGACGGGCAGACAGCCTGTCATGGTGAGTGTAGGCTGGGAAGCCCACTACAACAGCCTTCGGTGGGCAGGGGAGTTGGTTCACCTCAAGCCTGTTCCTGCAGGTGCTGGTGGGCGGCCTGGAGTTCTGGTTGGGGACCCTGCACATCACAGCTGATCGGGCACTGACCCTGCCAGCCATGGTGGGGCTGGTGGTAGGGGgtggcctcttgctgctggcCATCACCGCTGTGCTGGTCGCCTACAAGCGCAAAACTCAGGATGCAGACCGCACACTCAAGCGGCTCCAGCTGCAGATGGACAACCTCGAGTCCCGTGTGGCCTTGGAGTGCAAGGAAGGTGCCTGAAACGGAGGGTGGGCAAGGGCTGAGGGGCTTCCCTGCTTCCCGCTCCGCTCACGCCCCCaccctccatctctccagcttttgcaGAGCTGCAGACCGACATCAACGAGCTGACGAACCACATGGATGGTGTGCAGATCCCTTTCCTGGACTACCGGACCTATGCCGTGCGGGTGCTCTTCCCCGGCATTGAGTCCCACCCCGTGCTCAAGGAGCTAGACGTGAGACCCTGCAGCCCATCTGTGCCCCCTTTCCCTCAGGTCATCCCACCTGCCCTCTGAGACTCCCCAATCCCCACAGACTCCGCCCAATGTGGAGAAGGCCCTGCGTCTGTTTGGGCAGCTGCTGCACAGCCGCTCCTTCGTGCTAACCTTCATCCACACTCTGGAGGCACAGAGCAGCTTCTCCATGCGTGACCGGGGCACTGTGGCCTCACTCACCATGGTGGCCCTGCAGAGCCGGCTCGACTATGCCACTGGGCTGCTCAAGCAACTGTTGGCAGACCTCATAGAGAAAAACCTTGAGAGTAAGAACCACCCAAAGCTGCTATTGCGAAGGTATGTCATTGTCCCATCTTGGCCACATCCCTAGCCGGCCCCACCCTTGTCAGGCTGGGACCTGAGCACCCATTGCCTGTGCTAGGACGGAGTCAGTGGCCGAGAAAATGCTCACCAACTGGTTCACGTTCCTGCTGCATAAGTTTCTGAAGGTACGCTTGCTTGGTGGGCTGGGCAGCAGGGAGGTAGGTGGGTTGGTGGCAAGATGGGGAGGCACATTTGTTCCTGACCCTGGTCGTAGGAGTGTGCTggggagccgcttttcctgctaTACTGTGCCATCAAGCAGCAGATGGAGAAGGGTCCCATCGATGCCATCACAGGCGAGGCCCGTTACTCCCTGAGTGAGGACAAGCTCATCCGGCAGCAGATTGACTACAAGACCCTGGTGAGCATGGGGCCAGGTGGGCAGGAGACAGGCTGTGGGGGAAAGCTTGCCTGGGACTGATGCTGGGACCCCTTATAGACCCTGCACTGTGTGTGTCCGGAGAGCGAGGGGAGTGCCCAGGTGCCGGTGAAGGTCCTCAACTGTGACAGCATCACCCAGGCCAAAGACAAGCTGCTTGATACTGTGTATAAGGGTATCCCATACTCCCAGCGCCCCAAAGCTGAAGACATGGACTTGGGTGaggcccttccctttcctcctgacCCTCACCCATGCACTCTTTTGGGGCCCTCATTCTCCTCACCTGAGCTCTGTTCCTTAAGAGGAGTGGGATTGAGGTTAGGGGGATGCCTCTAAAGGCTGACTGTGGCCAACAGAGTGGCGCCAGGGCCGCATGGCCCGCATCATTCTTCAGGATGAGGACATCACTACAAAGATCGAGTGTGACTGGAAGAGGGTCAACTCATTGGCCCACTACCAGGTGAGGAGCTGGGAGCTGTGACCCTTGCTCCCTTTGGCCCTTGTCCCTGCACTTACAAGCCCTCCTCAAAGAGTTTTGGGcgctacacatgtgcacaccgaAGGTCCTGGGTGGGTGGTAGTGCCTTGGCTTCCTGCAATACCCCTTCTCTGACTCTGGTACCTCCAGGTGACAGATGGCTCATTAGTAGCACTGGTGCCCAAACAAGTGTCTGCCTATAACATGGCCAACTCCTTCACCTTCACCCGCTCCCTCAGCCGCTATGGTAGGTGTCCTTGGCATGGTGGCCTCTTCTGGCCCTGTGCTCTGAGGCTGTACCAGCCATCCTGGGAAGCCCCAGGTAGCTAGCTAGGTCCTGGAGGATTTCCTGGGAGATTTCTAGTTCTGTAAAGCCTAGAAATAGGGAGGggtgccaggcgtagtggtgcatgcctttagttccagcaagggtaggaggatcaccataagctcaaggccaccctgagaccatatggtgaattccaggttagcctgggccagcgtgagactctacattgagaaaacaaacaaagtgaGGCATGGtagcgcgcacctttaatcccaggcactcaggaggcagaggtagtaggatcgtactgagttcaaggccacctgaggctacatagtgaattccaggtcagccttggccagagcgagaccctacctcgaaaaaaaaaaggaagaaaaccccAGAAGAAGTAGGGAGGGGTGAAGAGCAGACAGATCTCACTACAAGCTGCTGGGTTCCTGGAAGACAGTGAG is part of the Jaculus jaculus isolate mJacJac1 chromosome X, mJacJac1.mat.Y.cur, whole genome shotgun sequence genome and encodes:
- the Plxna3 gene encoding plexin-A3 isoform X2; translation: MPTVCLLRLLFLTIGGCLGSSRPFRSFVVTDTTLTHLAVHRVTGEVFVGAVNRVFKLAPNLTELRAHVTGPVEDNAHCYPPPSMRVCAHRLVPVDNVNKLLLIDYAARRLVACGSIWQGICQFLRLDDLFKLGEPHHRKEHYLSGAQEPDSMAGVIVEQSQGPSKLFVGTAVDGKSEYFPTLSSRKLIDDEDSADMFSLVYQDEFVSSQIKIPSDTLSLYPAFDIYYIYGFVSASFVYFLTLQLDTQQTLLDTAGEKFFTSKIVRMCAGDSEFYSYVEFPIGCSWRGVEYRLVQSAHLAKPGLLLAQALGVPADEDVLFTIFSQGQKNRASPPRQTILCLFTLSNINAHIRRRIQSCYRGEGTLALPWLLNKELPCINTPMQINGNFCGLVLNQPLGGLHVIEGLPLLADSTDGMASVAAYTYHQHSVVFIGTRSGNLKKVRVDGSQDAQLYETVSVVEGSTVLRDLLFSPDHRHIYLLSEKQVSQLPVETCEQYLSCAACLGSGDPHCGWCVLQHRCCREGACPGASVPHGFAEELSKCVQVRVRPNNVSVTSPEVQLTVAMRNVPDLSAGVSCAFEEVTESEAVLLPSGELRCPSPSLQELQALTRGHGATRIVRLRLLSKETGVRFAGADFVLYNCSALQSCMSCVGSPYPCHWCKYRHVCTSHPHECSFQEGRVHSPEGCPEILPRGDLLIPVGVMQPLTLRAKNLPQPQSGQKNYECVVRVQGRQQRVPAVRFNSSSVQCQNASYSYEGDEFGDTELDFSVVWDGDFPIDKPSSFRALLYKCWAQRPSCGLCLKADPRFNCGWCISEHRCQLRAHCPAPKSNWMHPSQKGARCSHPRITQLHPLMGPKEGGTRVTIVGENLGLTPREVGLRVAGVRCNSIPTEYVSAERIVCEMEESLVPSPPPGPAELCVGDCSADFRTQSQQLYSFVTPTFDRVSPTRGPASGGTRLTISGTSLDAGSRVTVTVRDGECQFVRRDAEAIVCISPVSTLGPSQASITLAIDHANISSPGVIYTYTQDPTVTHLEPTWSIINGSTAITVSGTHLLTVQEPRVRAKYRGIETTNTCQVINDTSMLCKAPGIFLGRPQPRAQGEHPDEFGFLLDHVQTARSLNRSSFTYYPDPSFEPLGPSGVLDVKPGSHVVLKGKNLIPAAAGSSRLNYTVLIGGQPCALTVSDTQLLCDSPSQTGRQPVMVLVGGLEFWLGTLHITADRALTLPAMVGLVVGGGLLLLAITAVLVAYKRKTQDADRTLKRLQLQMDNLESRVALECKEAFAELQTDINELTNHMDGVQIPFLDYRTYAVRVLFPGIESHPVLKELDTPPNVEKALRLFGQLLHSRSFVLTFIHTLEAQSSFSMRDRGTVASLTMVALQSRLDYATGLLKQLLADLIEKNLESKNHPKLLLRRTESVAEKMLTNWFTFLLHKFLKECAGEPLFLLYCAIKQQMEKGPIDAITGEARYSLSEDKLIRQQIDYKTLTLHCVCPESEGSAQVPVKVLNCDSITQAKDKLLDTVYKGIPYSQRPKAEDMDLEWRQGRMARIILQDEDITTKIECDWKRVNSLAHYQVTDGSLVALVPKQVSAYNMANSFTFTRSLSRYESLLRAASSPDSLRSRAPMLTPDQEAGTKLWHLVKNHDHADHREGDRGSKMVSEIYLTRLLATKGTLQKFVDDLFETVFSTAHRGSALPLAIKYMFDFLDEQADQRQISDPDVRHTWKSNCLPLRFWVNVIKNPQFVFDIHKNSITDACLSVVAQTFMDSCSTSEHRLGKDSPSNKLLYAKDIPNYKSWVERYYRDIAKMASISDQDMDAYLVEQSRLHASDFNVLSALSELYFYVTKYRQEILTSLDRDASCRQHKLRQKLEQIISLVSSSS
- the Plxna3 gene encoding plexin-A3 isoform X1 translates to MPTVCLLRLLFLTIGGCLGSSRPFRSFVVTDTTLTHLAVHRVTGEVFVGAVNRVFKLAPNLTELRAHVTGPVEDNAHCYPPPSMRVCAHRLVPVDNVNKLLLIDYAARRLVACGSIWQGICQFLRLDDLFKLGEPHHRKEHYLSGAQEPDSMAGVIVEQSQGPSKLFVGTAVDGKSEYFPTLSSRKLIDDEDSADMFSLVYQDEFVSSQIKIPSDTLSLYPAFDIYYIYGFVSASFVYFLTLQLDTQQTLLDTAGEKFFTSKIVRMCAGDSEFYSYVEFPIGCSWRGVEYRLVQSAHLAKPGLLLAQALGVPADEDVLFTIFSQGQKNRASPPRQTILCLFTLSNINAHIRRRIQSCYRGEGTLALPWLLNKELPCINTPMQINGNFCGLVLNQPLGGLHVIEGLPLLADSTDGMASVAAYTYHQHSVVFIGTRSGNLKKVRVDGSQDAQLYETVSVVEGSTVLRDLLFSPDHRHIYLLSEKQVSQLPVETCEQYLSCAACLGSGDPHCGWCVLQHRCCREGACPGASVPHGFAEELSKCVQVRVRPNNVSVTSPEVQLTVAMRNVPDLSAGVSCAFEEVTESEAVLLPSGELRCPSPSLQELQALTRGHGATRIVRLRLLSKETGVRFAGADFVLYNCSALQSVSCGKVVQSGVAFPVISEATSPNCRCMSCVGSPYPCHWCKYRHVCTSHPHECSFQEGRVHSPEGCPEILPRGDLLIPVGVMQPLTLRAKNLPQPQSGQKNYECVVRVQGRQQRVPAVRFNSSSVQCQNASYSYEGDEFGDTELDFSVVWDGDFPIDKPSSFRALLYKCWAQRPSCGLCLKADPRFNCGWCISEHRCQLRAHCPAPKSNWMHPSQKGARCSHPRITQLHPLMGPKEGGTRVTIVGENLGLTPREVGLRVAGVRCNSIPTEYVSAERIVCEMEESLVPSPPPGPAELCVGDCSADFRTQSQQLYSFVTPTFDRVSPTRGPASGGTRLTISGTSLDAGSRVTVTVRDGECQFVRRDAEAIVCISPVSTLGPSQASITLAIDHANISSPGVIYTYTQDPTVTHLEPTWSIINGSTAITVSGTHLLTVQEPRVRAKYRGIETTNTCQVINDTSMLCKAPGIFLGRPQPRAQGEHPDEFGFLLDHVQTARSLNRSSFTYYPDPSFEPLGPSGVLDVKPGSHVVLKGKNLIPAAAGSSRLNYTVLIGGQPCALTVSDTQLLCDSPSQTGRQPVMVLVGGLEFWLGTLHITADRALTLPAMVGLVVGGGLLLLAITAVLVAYKRKTQDADRTLKRLQLQMDNLESRVALECKEAFAELQTDINELTNHMDGVQIPFLDYRTYAVRVLFPGIESHPVLKELDTPPNVEKALRLFGQLLHSRSFVLTFIHTLEAQSSFSMRDRGTVASLTMVALQSRLDYATGLLKQLLADLIEKNLESKNHPKLLLRRTESVAEKMLTNWFTFLLHKFLKECAGEPLFLLYCAIKQQMEKGPIDAITGEARYSLSEDKLIRQQIDYKTLTLHCVCPESEGSAQVPVKVLNCDSITQAKDKLLDTVYKGIPYSQRPKAEDMDLEWRQGRMARIILQDEDITTKIECDWKRVNSLAHYQVTDGSLVALVPKQVSAYNMANSFTFTRSLSRYESLLRAASSPDSLRSRAPMLTPDQEAGTKLWHLVKNHDHADHREGDRGSKMVSEIYLTRLLATKGTLQKFVDDLFETVFSTAHRGSALPLAIKYMFDFLDEQADQRQISDPDVRHTWKSNCLPLRFWVNVIKNPQFVFDIHKNSITDACLSVVAQTFMDSCSTSEHRLGKDSPSNKLLYAKDIPNYKSWVERYYRDIAKMASISDQDMDAYLVEQSRLHASDFNVLSALSELYFYVTKYRQEILTSLDRDASCRQHKLRQKLEQIISLVSSSS